The genomic stretch GGACGGCATTCACGTGGAGGTGCACCCCAGCCCCGCCACCGCCCTGAGCGACAACGAGCAGCAGCTGGACTTTGCCGGATACGACAAGTTCAGCGACGCCCTGAGCAGCCTGCTGCGCCAGCCCGCGACCGTCTGACCCCCATAAGTTGAAGCGGCGCCCCCGATCTACGCAGGGGCGCCGCTTCAGCCTGTCGGCACGAGGCTCAGCACGCCCGGCAGCTCCTTCAGGTGTGCGATGACCGGCACCCCCGGTTCCGGTGCAGCCTGACTGCCGCGGTTCACCCACACCGCCCGCAGTCCGGCCCGACGGGCACCCTGCACGTCCTTCTCCCTGGAGTCCCCTACCATCACCGCCTCGGCCGGGGTGACGGCCAGCGCGGCGCAGGCGGCGTGGTAGGCGCGCGGGTCGGGCTTCGCGGCCGGGACCTCCTCGACGCACAGGACGGCGTCCACCAGGGCGTCCAGGCCGAAGTGCGCGAGTTTCAGGGCCTGGACCTCGCGCACGTAGTTCGTCAGGACCGCCAGCCGCAACCCGGCAGCGCGCAGTTCGTGCAGCACCTCGGCCGCGCCGGGTAGGGGCGCCCAGGCGGCGCGGTACGCCTCGCGGTACGTGACGGTGGCCGCCTCGCCGTCTGGATCGGGCACGCCCAGCTCGGTCAGGAGGCGAGTGAAGCGCAGCACCCGCGCGCCGTGCGCGGTCAGCTCACCCCGGAACAGCAGCGGGTCGATGGCACGGATGTGCGCCGCGTGCCGCGCGAACAGCTCGGCGGGCGGGACACTCAGGCCAGACTGCGCCGCCAGGGCGCGCAGGGGCAGGGTCACCGCCCGACTCTACCCCCTCTGCCCTACCCGCCCAGCAGCAGCGGTTGCGTGGGCACCTGCCCGGCCGGGACCAGTGCGGCTGCCGTGATGCCCGCCAGCCGCACGCCCCGGCCCGCGAGCAGCTCCGGCGTCAGGAGGCGCGCGGCGGCGCGGGCCAGTTCCGGCGCCGTGTGTACTGGCAGCGGAAGGGTGACCCGGCGCGTGATGACGCTGCGGTCGTCGAACTTCAGTTTCAGCACCACCGTCCGCGCGGCCAGCCCGGCCCGCTCCAGGCGCCGTTCCACCCCCTGCGCCAGCACGGGCAGCCGGGCCGCCACCGCGTCCACGCCGCGCAGGTCGTGCCCGTACGTCTCCTCGGTGCCCACGCTGCGGTGCGGGCGGTCCGGCTCGACCGGGCGGTCGTCCAGGCCCCGCGCGATCCGCGAGAAGTGCGCGCCGTGCACCCCGAACCGCGCCGTCAGGGCGGCCGGGTCGGCGGCGCGCAGGTCCGCGCCCGTGTGGATGCCCATCCCGGCCAGTTTCGCGGCGGTCGCCGGGCCGATCCCGTGAAAATCCCCGACCGGCAGCGCGGCCAGCAGCTCGTCCACCTGCACGGGCAGGATCACGGTCAGCCCGTCGGGCTTATGCAGACCGCTCGCGAGTTTCGCCAGGAACTTGTTCACGCTCACGCCCGCCGTCGCCGTCAGGCCCGTGGTCTCCCGAATCTGGCGTTTGATGGCCTGCGCGATGCGCGTCGCACTCGGCCCGCCCGTCAGGGGCGCCGTGACGTCCAGGTACGCCTCGTCCAGCGACAGCGGCTCCACCAGCGGCGTGAACGTGTGGAACACCGCGCGGATCTGCGCACTCACCTCCCGGTACGCTTCGAACCTCGGCTCCACCACCACCAAGTCCGGGCAGCGTTCCAGCGCGCGGTATAGCGGCATCGCCGACCGCACCCCGAAGGGCCGCGCCTCGTAACTCGCGGTCAGGACCACCGACCGCCGCCCGCCCCACGCGACCGCCACGGGCCGCCCCCGCAGCCGCGCGTCATCCCGCTGCTCCACCGACGCGTAGAACGCGTCCATGTCCACGTGAATGATCTTGCGGGGCGCAGGCACCCGCCCATGCTAGGGTCTGTCGATCAGAGAAATGGGCTACTGCTCGGGCAACCAGTTCAGGCTGATGGGCAT from Deinococcus soli (ex Cha et al. 2016) encodes the following:
- a CDS encoding HAD family hydrolase: MTLPLRALAAQSGLSVPPAELFARHAAHIRAIDPLLFRGELTAHGARVLRFTRLLTELGVPDPDGEAATVTYREAYRAAWAPLPGAAEVLHELRAAGLRLAVLTNYVREVQALKLAHFGLDALVDAVLCVEEVPAAKPDPRAYHAACAALAVTPAEAVMVGDSREKDVQGARRAGLRAVWVNRGSQAAPEPGVPVIAHLKELPGVLSLVPTG
- the dinB gene encoding DNA polymerase IV; the encoded protein is MPAPRKIIHVDMDAFYASVEQRDDARLRGRPVAVAWGGRRSVVLTASYEARPFGVRSAMPLYRALERCPDLVVVEPRFEAYREVSAQIRAVFHTFTPLVEPLSLDEAYLDVTAPLTGGPSATRIAQAIKRQIRETTGLTATAGVSVNKFLAKLASGLHKPDGLTVILPVQVDELLAALPVGDFHGIGPATAAKLAGMGIHTGADLRAADPAALTARFGVHGAHFSRIARGLDDRPVEPDRPHRSVGTEETYGHDLRGVDAVAARLPVLAQGVERRLERAGLAARTVVLKLKFDDRSVITRRVTLPLPVHTAPELARAAARLLTPELLAGRGVRLAGITAAALVPAGQVPTQPLLLGG